The proteins below are encoded in one region of Brevundimonas fontaquae:
- a CDS encoding M14 family metallopeptidase yields the protein MSQTPSASVPNAAPWDQAFLPPAPAWDGASKALLRDASDPWVTAFEADPGHDFSPNYVDTRAWFDRLDAASDLIRIEQFGVSPEGRPIYAVIASKDGATFGPAKPVLMIQAGIHPGEIDGKDAGMMLLRDIAFYGKDALLDRVTLILIPILSVDGHERSGPYSRPNQRGPRIQGWRNTATNQNLNRDYLKLDQPEMRAVRGLILKYRPDLYVDVHVTDGMDYQYDVTYGFNGEDGTFSRSPNGSAWLDSVFKPAMNAALEREGHIPGELVFGIDDDEPKKGLSDGGLGERFSNGWGAAAHVPTILIENHSLKPHEQRVLGAYVFIEEAMRLLADQGAGLRAATDQDKALRPAQIPANFEADETPSSTRPFKGMLYEMYDSPASGRKEIRWLGRPDPELWQMPFYGSKPTLTLTRPTAYWVPGYRTDIIERLKTHGIEMETVEAARTVNLSMLRLVEPKLATRANEGHVQASVKTVEVEKRDWTYPTGSVRVPTDQPLGDIVVLLLEPQSSESFFAWGMFPEVMSRVEYIEAYAIAPLADKMMAADPVLKGEFEAKVAADATFAADPQARLAWFYERTPFYDDHYLLYPVGRED from the coding sequence ATGTCCCAGACCCCGTCCGCCTCCGTTCCGAATGCAGCGCCGTGGGATCAGGCCTTCCTGCCGCCCGCCCCCGCCTGGGACGGTGCGTCCAAGGCGCTGCTGCGCGATGCGTCTGATCCTTGGGTCACGGCGTTCGAGGCCGATCCGGGCCACGACTTCAGCCCCAACTATGTCGACACCCGCGCCTGGTTCGATCGCCTGGACGCCGCCAGCGACCTGATCCGCATCGAACAGTTCGGCGTCTCGCCCGAGGGCCGGCCCATCTATGCGGTGATCGCCTCCAAGGATGGCGCGACGTTCGGTCCCGCCAAGCCGGTGCTGATGATCCAGGCCGGCATCCACCCCGGCGAGATCGACGGCAAGGACGCGGGCATGATGCTGCTGCGCGACATCGCCTTCTATGGGAAGGACGCCCTGCTGGACCGGGTCACCCTGATCCTGATCCCGATCCTGAGTGTGGACGGCCATGAGCGCTCCGGCCCCTATTCCCGACCGAACCAGCGGGGCCCGCGCATCCAGGGCTGGCGCAATACGGCGACCAACCAGAACCTGAACCGCGACTATCTGAAGCTGGACCAGCCCGAGATGCGGGCCGTGCGCGGCCTGATCCTGAAATACCGGCCGGATCTGTATGTGGATGTCCACGTCACCGACGGCATGGATTATCAGTACGACGTCACCTACGGCTTCAACGGCGAGGACGGGACCTTCAGCCGGTCGCCGAACGGCTCGGCCTGGCTGGATTCGGTCTTCAAGCCGGCGATGAACGCCGCGCTGGAACGCGAGGGCCATATCCCCGGCGAACTGGTGTTCGGCATCGACGACGACGAACCCAAGAAGGGCCTGTCGGACGGCGGTCTGGGCGAGCGGTTTTCCAACGGCTGGGGCGCGGCCGCCCATGTGCCGACGATCCTGATCGAGAACCACAGCCTGAAACCGCACGAACAACGAGTGCTGGGCGCCTATGTCTTCATCGAGGAGGCGATGCGTCTGCTGGCCGATCAGGGCGCTGGTCTTCGCGCCGCGACGGATCAGGACAAGGCCCTGCGTCCGGCGCAGATCCCCGCCAACTTCGAGGCCGACGAGACGCCGTCGTCCACGCGCCCGTTCAAGGGTATGCTGTACGAGATGTACGACAGTCCCGCCTCGGGCCGGAAGGAGATCCGCTGGCTGGGCCGCCCCGATCCCGAACTGTGGCAGATGCCGTTCTACGGTTCAAAGCCGACGCTGACCCTGACGCGGCCGACGGCCTATTGGGTGCCGGGCTATCGTACCGACATCATCGAGCGGCTTAAGACGCACGGGATTGAAATGGAGACGGTCGAGGCTGCGCGCACAGTGAACCTGTCGATGCTGCGCCTGGTCGAACCCAAGCTGGCGACCCGCGCCAACGAAGGTCACGTGCAGGCTTCGGTGAAGACGGTGGAGGTCGAAAAGCGCGACTGGACGTATCCGACCGGCTCGGTGCGCGTGCCGACCGACCAGCCGCTGGGCGACATCGTCGTGCTGCTGCTGGAGCCGCAATCCAGCGAGAGCTTCTTCGCCTGGGGCATGTTCCCCGAGGTGATGAGCCGCGTCGAATATATTGAGGCCTACGCCATCGCGCCGCTGGCGGACAAGATGATGGCGGCGGACCCGGTGTTGAAGGGCGAGTTCGAGGCCAAGGTGGCGGCCGACGCCACGTTCGCCGCGGATCCGCAGGCGCGTCTGGCCTGGTTCTACGAACGCACGCCCTTCTATGACGACCACTATCTGCTCTACCCCGTCGGCCGTGAGGACTGA
- a CDS encoding MAPEG family protein — MTTPLMYAVQAAALWSGLLILMMLVLSGIVVSGRRKHMVSFGDGGNADLMAASRAFGNLVEYATPGMIAMLLLAAVGAPAWMVHGVGATLFVGRVAHALGLLLQTGPSLGRVVGMLLTWVALLTAAVGLIAFAVV; from the coding sequence ATGACCACGCCGCTGATGTACGCCGTCCAGGCCGCCGCCCTGTGGAGCGGCCTGCTGATCCTGATGATGCTGGTCTTGTCGGGCATCGTGGTCAGCGGGCGGCGAAAACATATGGTGTCGTTCGGCGACGGCGGAAACGCGGATCTGATGGCCGCCAGCCGCGCCTTCGGCAATCTGGTCGAATATGCGACGCCCGGCATGATCGCCATGCTGCTGCTGGCCGCCGTCGGCGCGCCGGCCTGGATGGTTCACGGGGTCGGCGCGACGCTGTTCGTCGGCCGGGTCGCCCATGCTCTGGGCCTTTTGCTGCAGACCGGGCCGTCGCTGGGTCGCGTCGTCGGCATGCTGCTGACCTGGGTGGCGCTGCTGACGGCGGCTGTGGGCCTGATCGCCTTCGCCGTCGTCTGA
- a CDS encoding TldD/PmbA family protein, giving the protein MTETLAAPVSTDLLNDIVKAALKAGADAAEAVSADRRSLSVGVRNGKLEDVEREESRDLGLRVFVGQRQASVSASDLSPATQARLVERAVAMARLAPEDPHAGFAPEDRLARGPFIDLDLFDPSERTAETLEQVSAEAEAAALAVPGVARSEGGHAGWSSSRWRLVTSHGFDGAYEGSAFSLGVGVIAEKDGAMERGGESRSTRHLSDLPGADLIGRTAGERAVARVGPRKIASTTAPVIFDNRMAGQIVSPAIGAISGPSIARGTSFLKDRMGQRVFAEGVTLIDDPFRPRGMGSTPFDDEGVAVQKRALFDDGVLTTWLLNSASARQLGLESTGHASRGLAGPSGVSTHNLHMEPGERDLAGLMADADTGLLVTSMFGPSLNGNTGDWSAGVSGFWFENGVIAYPVSEVTVAGKLTDLYLRIQRGSDLEFRGGFNVPSLMFDAVAIAGK; this is encoded by the coding sequence ATGACTGAAACCCTGGCCGCGCCCGTTTCCACCGATCTTCTCAACGACATCGTCAAGGCTGCGCTGAAGGCCGGCGCCGACGCCGCAGAGGCGGTCAGCGCTGATCGCCGATCCCTGTCGGTCGGGGTGCGCAACGGCAAGCTGGAAGACGTCGAACGCGAGGAATCGCGCGACCTGGGCCTGCGCGTGTTCGTGGGCCAAAGGCAGGCGTCGGTCTCGGCCTCGGATCTCTCGCCCGCGACCCAGGCGCGCTTGGTCGAGCGGGCGGTGGCCATGGCGCGGCTGGCGCCGGAAGATCCCCACGCGGGTTTCGCACCCGAAGATCGGCTGGCGCGGGGGCCGTTCATCGATCTTGACCTGTTCGATCCGAGCGAACGCACCGCAGAAACTCTGGAACAGGTCTCGGCCGAGGCCGAGGCGGCGGCCTTGGCGGTCCCCGGCGTGGCGCGGTCGGAAGGCGGACACGCGGGCTGGTCGTCCAGCCGCTGGCGGCTGGTGACCTCTCACGGGTTCGACGGCGCCTATGAAGGGTCGGCCTTCTCGCTGGGCGTCGGCGTCATCGCCGAAAAGGATGGCGCGATGGAGCGCGGCGGCGAGAGCCGTTCGACCCGACACCTGTCCGACCTGCCGGGCGCCGACCTGATCGGGCGCACCGCCGGCGAGCGCGCGGTCGCCCGCGTCGGCCCGCGCAAGATCGCCTCGACCACCGCGCCCGTGATCTTCGACAACCGGATGGCGGGCCAGATCGTGTCGCCGGCCATCGGCGCCATTTCCGGCCCGTCGATCGCGCGCGGCACCTCCTTCCTGAAGGACCGCATGGGTCAGCGCGTGTTCGCCGAGGGCGTCACCCTGATCGACGATCCGTTCCGCCCGCGCGGCATGGGATCGACCCCATTCGACGACGAAGGCGTAGCGGTTCAGAAGCGCGCCCTGTTCGACGACGGCGTCCTGACCACCTGGCTGTTGAACAGCGCCTCGGCCAGGCAACTGGGCCTGGAAAGCACCGGCCATGCGTCGCGGGGGCTGGCCGGGCCATCCGGCGTCTCGACCCACAATCTGCATATGGAGCCGGGCGAGCGGGATCTGGCGGGCCTGATGGCGGATGCCGACACCGGCCTGTTGGTGACGTCGATGTTCGGCCCGTCGCTGAACGGCAACACCGGCGACTGGTCCGCCGGGGTGTCGGGCTTCTGGTTCGAGAACGGCGTGATCGCCTATCCGGTCAGCGAGGTCACGGTCGCGGGCAAGCTGACCGACCTCTATCTGCGCATCCAGCGCGGTTCGGACTTGGAGTTCCGGGGCGGGTTCAATGTGCCCAGCCTGATGTTCGATGCGGTGGCCATCGCGGGCAAATGA
- a CDS encoding 3'(2'),5'-bisphosphate nucleotidase CysQ gives MIDLHADLDLIRQAAIDAGALAIAEREAGLKIESKVGGSPVTSGDLKVDAMLKDRLLSARPDYGWLSEETADTAERLSKRRIFVVDPIDGTVAYMKRTSWWCVPIAVVEDGEVVAAVIHAPEVDETYVATRGGGARRNGKPIHASDVDTLEDASILGDARLIEAPYFADEPWPSMRFEKRNALAYRMALVAAGAFDAALALTPKWDWDVAAGWLIATEAGARVSDHHGRPWAFNRPDPRQTSLVCAAPIIQPMIVRRCKNVPLST, from the coding sequence ATGATCGACTTGCACGCCGACCTCGACCTGATCCGCCAGGCGGCCATCGACGCCGGGGCGCTGGCCATCGCCGAGCGTGAGGCGGGGCTGAAGATCGAGTCCAAGGTCGGCGGTTCGCCCGTCACCAGCGGCGACCTGAAGGTCGACGCCATGCTGAAGGACAGGCTGCTGTCGGCGCGGCCCGACTATGGCTGGCTGTCGGAAGAGACGGCGGATACGGCCGAGCGTCTATCGAAACGACGCATCTTCGTGGTCGATCCCATCGACGGCACCGTCGCCTATATGAAGCGGACGTCGTGGTGGTGCGTGCCCATCGCCGTCGTCGAGGACGGCGAGGTCGTCGCCGCCGTCATCCATGCGCCTGAGGTGGACGAGACCTATGTGGCGACGCGTGGCGGCGGGGCGCGGCGCAACGGCAAACCCATCCACGCCTCAGATGTCGATACGCTGGAGGACGCCTCGATCCTGGGCGATGCGCGACTGATCGAAGCGCCCTATTTCGCCGACGAACCCTGGCCGTCGATGCGTTTCGAAAAGCGCAACGCCCTGGCCTATCGAATGGCGCTGGTCGCCGCCGGCGCTTTCGACGCCGCCCTGGCCCTGACGCCGAAATGGGACTGGGACGTCGCTGCGGGCTGGCTGATCGCGACCGAAGCCGGCGCCAGGGTCAGCGATCACCACGGACGGCCGTGGGCGTTCAACCGGCCCGATCCGCGTCAGACTAGCCTGGTCTGCGCGGCGCCGATCATCCAGCCGATGATCGTGCGGCGCTGTAAAAACGTGCCGCTTTCGACCTAA
- a CDS encoding DUF4170 domain-containing protein produces the protein MTDQNAVPPQLLHIVIGGELRHLGEPTFRDLSQVEFVGAFGSYDEAKKAWKARAQATVDNAHMRYFILHAHKLIDPRGDAT, from the coding sequence ATGACCGATCAGAACGCCGTCCCGCCGCAACTTCTGCACATCGTGATCGGCGGCGAGCTTCGTCACCTGGGCGAGCCGACCTTCCGCGACCTGTCGCAGGTCGAGTTCGTCGGCGCCTTCGGCAGCTATGACGAAGCCAAGAAGGCCTGGAAGGCGCGCGCTCAGGCGACCGTGGACAACGCCCACATGCGCTATTTCATCCTGCACGCCCACAAGCTGATCGATCCGCGCGGCGACGCGACCTGA
- a CDS encoding fused DSP-PTPase phosphatase/NAD kinase-like protein has product MARFDLSTAMGRFRAHWHYFWADHAFLRVAFSNAHWLGPDLVRTNQPSPRQLAYWKSKGVKTVINLRGERDEGYYWLEKDACERLGLTLIDAPLDSRDPPETVRIHRARELFRTIQYPVLIHCKSGADRAGMMAVFYRHFHLGEPISVAMKQLSKKYLHSREGLTGVLDYTLEKYVDEIEPKGVSFIDWVDSPDYDPKAIRAEFKAGWWGTLLTDKLLRRE; this is encoded by the coding sequence ATGGCGCGCTTCGACCTCTCGACCGCGATGGGCCGTTTTCGGGCGCATTGGCATTATTTCTGGGCCGACCACGCGTTTCTACGCGTGGCCTTTTCCAACGCCCACTGGCTGGGCCCGGATCTGGTGCGCACCAATCAGCCGTCGCCGCGCCAGCTGGCCTATTGGAAGTCTAAGGGCGTCAAGACGGTCATCAATCTGCGCGGCGAGCGGGACGAGGGCTATTACTGGCTGGAGAAGGACGCTTGCGAGCGGCTGGGCCTGACCCTGATCGACGCGCCGCTGGACTCGCGCGATCCGCCCGAGACCGTGCGCATCCACCGCGCGCGCGAGCTGTTCAGGACGATCCAGTATCCGGTGCTGATCCACTGCAAGTCCGGCGCCGATCGGGCGGGGATGATGGCGGTCTTCTATCGCCACTTCCACCTGGGCGAGCCGATCTCGGTCGCCATGAAGCAGCTCTCCAAGAAATATCTGCACTCGCGCGAGGGGCTGACCGGCGTGCTGGACTATACGCTGGAAAAATACGTCGACGAGATCGAGCCGAAGGGCGTCAGCTTTATCGACTGGGTCGACAGCCCCGACTACGACCCCAAGGCCATCCGCGCCGAGTTCAAGGCCGGCTGGTGGGGCACGCTGCTGACCGACAAGCTGCTGCGGCGGGAGTAG
- a CDS encoding ABC transporter ATP-binding protein — protein MTVAASETMPLRALLARIWRDYLSKHTGSLILSVLCAATTGLLTAALLKLLEPAVNGLFLGGTRPISLFGLVTFPADKAVVWIPVAILTVAIARTLAALGQAALVNRLGHTIVGDIQIRLFGAMIRADLARLRSQHSGGFVSSVLFDANMVREAFTSGVVNYTQNLLTLIAVLIYMGFIDWQLTIVVLLGVPLVALVLRRFGRKTRKAAVGAMAETENLSTALMENLDGVRLIKIENREAAEQDRVAEVVARRQRHVIKGANARAFAGPSSDLVAYIVVAAVMAYAGWRAQSGDMTVGGFAAFIGMLLAAGQALRQVTNLATVMSEGFTAARRLFGALDIQPEIREAADAAPLAAGPVEVVLDKVSFAYAGTDAPTLDGVSLRVAPGETVALVGPSGGGKSTILSLLPRFYDVTGGAVTINGADVRALRIHDLRDHIALVTQEPFLFDDTIAANIAYGRPGATQAQIEDAARSAAAHDFITALPQGYDTRAGEAGLRLSGGQRQRIAIARAFVKDAPILLLDEATSALDTESEALVQAALERLMQGRATLMIAHRLSTVRNADRIYVIEAGRVVEEGAHDALVARGGLYSRLARQQSLDGAPATVETVA, from the coding sequence ATGACCGTCGCCGCCTCCGAAACCATGCCGCTCCGCGCCCTGCTGGCGCGGATTTGGCGCGACTATCTGTCCAAGCACACGGGATCGTTGATCCTGTCGGTCCTGTGCGCGGCGACGACGGGTCTGCTGACGGCGGCGCTGCTGAAGCTGCTGGAGCCGGCCGTCAACGGTCTGTTCCTTGGTGGGACCAGGCCGATCAGCCTGTTCGGCCTCGTGACCTTTCCGGCCGACAAAGCCGTCGTCTGGATTCCGGTCGCCATTCTGACCGTCGCCATTGCGCGAACCCTCGCCGCGCTGGGTCAGGCGGCCCTGGTCAACCGGCTGGGACACACCATCGTCGGCGACATCCAGATTCGTCTGTTCGGGGCCATGATCCGCGCCGATCTGGCGCGCCTACGCAGTCAGCACTCGGGCGGCTTCGTCTCCTCGGTGCTGTTCGACGCCAATATGGTGCGCGAGGCCTTCACCTCGGGCGTGGTCAACTACACCCAGAACCTTCTGACCCTGATCGCGGTCCTGATCTACATGGGTTTCATCGACTGGCAGCTGACGATCGTCGTGCTGCTGGGCGTGCCGCTGGTGGCGCTGGTGCTGCGCCGCTTCGGGCGCAAGACGCGCAAGGCTGCCGTCGGCGCCATGGCTGAGACCGAGAACCTGTCCACCGCCCTGATGGAGAACCTGGACGGGGTTCGCCTGATCAAGATCGAGAACCGCGAGGCCGCCGAACAAGACCGCGTCGCCGAGGTGGTCGCGCGCCGCCAGCGCCACGTCATCAAGGGCGCCAACGCCCGCGCCTTCGCCGGTCCGTCCAGCGATCTGGTCGCCTATATCGTCGTCGCCGCCGTCATGGCCTACGCCGGATGGCGTGCGCAGTCGGGCGACATGACGGTGGGCGGGTTCGCCGCCTTCATCGGCATGCTGCTGGCCGCCGGCCAGGCTCTGCGCCAGGTGACCAACCTGGCCACCGTTATGAGCGAGGGCTTCACCGCCGCGCGGCGCCTGTTCGGGGCCCTGGACATTCAGCCGGAAATCCGTGAGGCGGCCGACGCCGCGCCCCTGGCCGCCGGGCCGGTGGAGGTCGTGCTGGACAAGGTGTCCTTCGCCTACGCCGGGACCGATGCGCCGACGCTGGACGGGGTGTCCTTGCGGGTCGCGCCGGGCGAGACGGTGGCGCTGGTCGGGCCGTCGGGCGGCGGCAAGAGCACGATCCTGAGCCTGCTGCCGCGCTTCTATGATGTGACGGGCGGGGCGGTGACGATCAACGGCGCAGACGTGCGCGCGCTTCGCATCCATGACCTGCGCGACCACATCGCCCTGGTGACGCAGGAGCCCTTCCTGTTCGACGACACCATCGCCGCCAACATCGCCTACGGCCGGCCGGGCGCGACGCAGGCGCAGATCGAGGACGCCGCGCGGTCCGCCGCCGCCCACGACTTCATCACCGCCCTGCCGCAAGGCTACGACACACGCGCGGGCGAGGCGGGTCTGCGCCTGTCGGGCGGCCAGCGCCAGCGGATCGCCATCGCCCGCGCCTTCGTCAAGGATGCGCCGATCCTGCTGCTGGACGAGGCCACCAGCGCCCTGGACACCGAGAGCGAGGCCCTGGTCCAGGCGGCGCTGGAGCGGCTGATGCAGGGCCGCGCCACCCTGATGATCGCCCACCGCCTGTCCACCGTCCGGAACGCCGACCGCATCTATGTGATCGAGGCCGGCCGCGTGGTCGAGGAAGGCGCGCACGACGCCCTGGTCGCCAGAGGCGGCCTCTATTCCCGGCTGGCGCGCCAGCAGTCGCTGGACGGCGCCCCGGCCACGGTCGAGACCGTCGCGTGA
- a CDS encoding lysophospholipid acyltransferase family protein — protein sequence MRPFRNPVVQSALAWTLAQWMRFCIKTIRWTHENQAVAEKVWDQGGGVLCVFWHSRIGLAPACWPLDRAQPAKALISLSADGEFIAKAVARQGFPAVRGSSANKDKAAAAKGGAQALRDGLKQLKVGALAITPDGPRGPANVMAEGLPLMAKLSKAPALFIGMSCNPAIRLKSWDRAILPLPFGKGAIVWDRTDFPAEANMADVVADWTARLNAVEARADAITGLKP from the coding sequence GTGAGGCCGTTTCGCAATCCCGTCGTCCAGTCCGCCCTGGCCTGGACCCTGGCGCAGTGGATGCGGTTCTGCATCAAGACCATCCGTTGGACCCACGAGAACCAGGCGGTCGCGGAAAAGGTCTGGGACCAAGGGGGCGGCGTTCTGTGTGTCTTCTGGCATTCTCGCATCGGCCTGGCGCCCGCGTGCTGGCCGCTGGACCGGGCGCAACCGGCCAAGGCCCTGATCTCGCTATCCGCAGACGGCGAGTTCATCGCCAAGGCCGTGGCGCGTCAAGGCTTCCCCGCCGTGCGTGGATCGTCAGCCAACAAGGACAAGGCCGCAGCCGCCAAGGGCGGGGCTCAGGCTCTGCGTGACGGACTGAAACAACTGAAGGTCGGCGCCCTGGCGATTACGCCCGATGGGCCGCGCGGCCCGGCGAACGTCATGGCCGAGGGCCTGCCGCTGATGGCGAAATTGTCCAAGGCGCCCGCCCTTTTCATCGGCATGTCGTGCAATCCGGCGATCCGGCTGAAGAGCTGGGACCGGGCCATTCTGCCTCTGCCCTTCGGCAAGGGCGCGATCGTCTGGGACCGCACCGACTTCCCCGCCGAGGCCAACATGGCCGATGTCGTGGCCGATTGGACCGCGCGGCTGAACGCCGTCGAGGCGCGGGCCGATGCGATCACGGGCCTGAAGCCGTGA
- a CDS encoding 3-deoxy-D-manno-octulosonic acid transferase — protein MTPLPLIAYRLATRALEPLAPRLLDARARRGKEDPVRVDERMGFTRTPRPEGDLVWLHGVSVGESLSLLPVVERLTKARPDLTVLVTSSTVTSAHILAERLPAGVIHQYAPVDAPGVVERFLNHWRPSLAVFVESELWPNLLLEARRRGVKLALVSARITEKTVEGWARFPASAQALTGAFDLVLPQDAISAQRLESLGARIDGLVNLKLSGEALPHDPAAFSRLSAAIGDRPVIVAASTHEGEEIAIVRALDHLSERVCLILTPRHPERGAHIAQALQHDGYAFAMRSRGETIAPDTDIYLADTLNEMGLFLRLADVVVMGGSFAPAIGLPPVGGHNPLEPARLGKPTITGPDASNWAPVTAALVEAGGLALVQAPSDLPGVIEPLLEDLNAAKAMGERGRRAAVEAGGGLERLWALLSPLMPQRQGRR, from the coding sequence GTGACGCCGCTGCCGCTGATCGCCTATCGGCTGGCGACGCGCGCGCTGGAGCCGCTGGCCCCGCGCCTGCTGGATGCGCGCGCCAGGCGGGGCAAGGAAGACCCGGTGCGGGTGGACGAGCGGATGGGCTTCACCCGCACCCCGCGCCCCGAAGGTGATCTGGTCTGGCTGCACGGCGTCAGCGTGGGCGAGAGCCTGTCGCTGCTGCCCGTGGTCGAGCGGCTGACGAAAGCGCGGCCCGACCTGACCGTTCTGGTCACCTCCAGCACCGTGACCTCGGCGCATATTCTGGCCGAACGGCTGCCGGCAGGCGTGATCCACCAATATGCGCCGGTCGATGCGCCGGGCGTGGTCGAGCGGTTCCTGAACCATTGGCGACCCAGTTTGGCGGTCTTTGTCGAAAGCGAACTGTGGCCCAATCTTTTGCTGGAGGCGCGTCGGCGAGGCGTGAAACTGGCCCTGGTCAGCGCGCGGATCACCGAAAAGACGGTCGAGGGCTGGGCGCGGTTTCCAGCCTCCGCGCAGGCGCTGACCGGCGCCTTTGATCTAGTCCTGCCGCAGGATGCGATCTCGGCCCAGCGGCTGGAGAGCCTGGGCGCGCGGATCGACGGGCTGGTGAATCTGAAACTGTCCGGCGAGGCCTTGCCCCACGACCCCGCCGCCTTCAGCCGTTTGAGCGCCGCCATCGGCGACCGGCCGGTGATCGTCGCCGCCAGCACCCATGAGGGCGAAGAGATCGCCATCGTGCGCGCGCTGGACCATTTGAGTGAACGGGTCTGCCTGATCCTGACGCCACGTCATCCCGAGCGGGGGGCGCACATCGCCCAGGCGCTTCAACACGACGGCTACGCCTTCGCCATGCGCTCGCGGGGCGAGACGATCGCGCCGGACACCGACATCTATCTGGCCGACACCCTGAACGAGATGGGTCTGTTCCTGCGCCTCGCCGATGTGGTGGTGATGGGGGGCTCGTTTGCGCCCGCCATCGGCCTGCCCCCCGTCGGCGGGCACAATCCGCTGGAGCCCGCGCGGCTGGGCAAGCCGACGATCACGGGGCCGGATGCGTCCAACTGGGCGCCGGTGACTGCGGCCCTGGTCGAGGCGGGGGGCCTGGCCCTGGTTCAGGCGCCGTCCGACCTGCCCGGCGTGATCGAACCCCTGCTGGAAGATCTGAACGCGGCCAAGGCCATGGGCGAACGCGGGCGTCGCGCAGCGGTCGAGGCCGGAGGCGGGTTGGAGCGACTGTGGGCGCTGCTGTCACCGCTGATGCCGCAGAGGCAGGGCCGGCGATGA
- the lpxK gene encoding tetraacyldisaccharide 4'-kinase, translated as MKLNTPRWWYVRDSNHARMTRTALKPLGWIWAAVTARRIAKTAPVDPGCAIISVGNLTVGGSGKTPVARETLRLLRATGVEAQGLSRGYGGRLEGPVRVDPQIHTADDVGDEPLMLAQGAPVWIARDRVAGARTAVADGAQALVLDDGHQNPALKKTVSLIVVDGETRGDEWPFGEGSVFPSGPMREPLKAGLARADAVVVMLPTDVEEPDPELLAVFGALPVFVARLTPEGPPPSGLQVGFAGIAKPWKVERSLKAAGCDLVDFVPFPDHAAYSDANMTFLTDRAAVFDAGLVTTEKDWVRLTPEQRKDVVPWPVVARFEDEAAFAAFLRERIQSAR; from the coding sequence ATGAAGCTGAACACGCCGCGCTGGTGGTATGTGCGCGACAGCAACCACGCCCGAATGACGCGCACGGCGCTGAAACCACTGGGCTGGATCTGGGCCGCCGTGACCGCGCGTCGGATCGCCAAGACGGCGCCGGTCGACCCCGGCTGCGCGATCATTTCGGTCGGCAATCTGACGGTCGGCGGATCGGGCAAGACGCCGGTCGCGCGCGAAACCCTGCGGCTGCTGCGCGCGACGGGGGTCGAGGCGCAAGGCCTGTCGCGCGGCTATGGCGGGCGGCTGGAGGGGCCGGTCCGGGTCGATCCTCAAATCCATACGGCCGACGATGTCGGGGACGAGCCGCTGATGCTGGCGCAGGGGGCGCCGGTCTGGATCGCGCGCGATCGCGTGGCGGGCGCCAGGACCGCCGTCGCGGATGGAGCGCAGGCTCTGGTGCTGGACGACGGCCATCAGAACCCGGCGCTGAAAAAGACCGTCAGCCTGATCGTCGTGGACGGCGAGACGCGCGGTGACGAATGGCCGTTTGGAGAGGGGTCGGTGTTCCCTTCAGGCCCGATGCGCGAGCCGCTGAAGGCCGGGCTGGCGCGCGCCGACGCCGTGGTTGTCATGCTGCCGACCGATGTCGAAGAGCCCGATCCCGAACTGCTGGCCGTGTTCGGCGCTCTGCCCGTCTTCGTCGCGCGCCTGACGCCCGAGGGGCCGCCGCCGTCGGGGCTCCAGGTCGGGTTCGCCGGCATCGCCAAGCCCTGGAAGGTCGAGCGGTCGCTGAAGGCGGCGGGCTGCGACCTGGTCGACTTCGTCCCCTTCCCCGACCACGCGGCCTATAGCGACGCCAACATGACGTTCCTGACCGACCGGGCGGCGGTGTTCGACGCTGGCCTGGTCACGACCGAGAAAGACTGGGTCCGGCTGACGCCCGAGCAGCGCAAGGACGTCGTCCCCTGGCCGGTCGTCGCCCGGTTCGAGGACGAGGCGGCTTTCGCCGCCTTCCTGCGCGAGAGGATTCAGTCGGCGCGATAG